A genomic segment from Elusimicrobiota bacterium encodes:
- a CDS encoding helix-hairpin-helix domain-containing protein: MSRHRLTQIFKHRLAQIFLSVVICVFYLRLSAFPAFKNSGWSTRAVGMGGTFCAISDDSSAIFYNPAGIVYPVFSDVGFMYAKPYLGLKNIDLGLVSVSYTQPIEKIGTFGLGVNDYGNSLYKENTAILSYSRKIFTSQKNKEKERNNVNLSFGINAKFLYHKYNWDSDTIKRAEEYNDPVILAGSSKSAFTGDIGFLCNIKNFSFGLAGLNLTQPDVGLYFEDKVPSELRLGSAYRYKNTTVGLDVSYRNQQWGVVSDKLNLHGGLEHWFSEKRFAFRGGANKQEAGFGTSFNQGVGKYLIRLDYAFLWSFAIGDNFGSHRLSISLTSIPTKPEIKTTGIIPPVPEPKRTIPSLPTTTSTNATEKASAAHYQVTKVNINTASEEQLIKVGFNTIQARMIIRYRKMKPFKKIKELPQRVREIPEKTYHALKEKITVE; this comes from the coding sequence ATGAGTAGACACAGATTAACACAGATTTTTAAACACAGATTAGCACAGATTTTTTTATCTGTGGTCATTTGTGTTTTTTATCTGCGGTTATCTGCGTTTCCTGCATTTAAAAATTCCGGTTGGTCAACCCGTGCGGTTGGGATGGGTGGCACTTTTTGTGCTATTTCTGACGATTCTTCTGCGATATTTTATAATCCAGCTGGTATCGTGTATCCAGTTTTTTCTGATGTTGGGTTTATGTATGCGAAGCCATATCTCGGTTTGAAAAATATAGATTTAGGGCTTGTGTCAGTTTCCTACACGCAACCTATAGAAAAGATTGGTACATTTGGGTTAGGAGTTAATGACTATGGAAATAGTTTGTATAAAGAGAACACAGCCATTCTTTCATATTCAAGAAAGATTTTTACAAGCCAAAAAAATAAAGAAAAAGAAAGAAATAATGTAAATCTTTCATTTGGAATAAATGCTAAATTTTTATATCATAAATACAACTGGGATTCTGATACAATAAAAAGAGCAGAAGAATACAACGACCCTGTTATACTTGCAGGTTCTTCAAAATCGGCATTTACAGGCGATATAGGTTTTCTTTGCAATATAAAGAATTTTTCTTTCGGGCTTGCAGGTCTGAATTTAACCCAGCCGGATGTTGGCTTGTATTTTGAAGATAAAGTGCCTTCAGAGTTGCGATTAGGTTCTGCATATAGATACAAAAATACAACTGTTGGGCTGGATGTTTCATACAGGAATCAACAATGGGGTGTTGTGAGCGACAAGTTAAATCTGCACGGTGGTTTAGAACACTGGTTTTCTGAAAAAAGATTTGCATTCCGTGGCGGTGCAAACAAACAAGAAGCCGGTTTTGGTACTTCATTCAATCAAGGAGTCGGGAAATATTTGATACGGTTAGATTACGCATTTCTCTGGTCTTTTGCTATCGGTGATAATTTCGGGTCACATCGGCTTTCTATTTCGTTAACTTCAATTCCAACAAAACCAGAAATCAAAACAACTGGAATCATCCCACCAGTACCTGAACCGAAAAGAACCATACCTTCACTACCGACTACAACATCTACTAATGCAACAGAAAAAGCGAGTGCTGCACATTATCAAGTTACAAAGGTGAATATTAACACAGCATCAGAAGAACAACTTATCAAAGTTGGATTCAATACAATTCAAGCAAGGATGATAATAAGATACAGGAAAATGAAACCATTTAAGAAAATAAAAGAACTTCCACAAAGAGTGAGAGAAATACCAGAAAAGACATATCATGCATTAAAAGAGAAAATTACAGTAGAATAA
- a CDS encoding fibronectin type III domain-containing protein: LANPPTLSAVISVTSASISVQWSNNNNPDYTRWGILRSTDNFVTSTTTLKTFSDNYTTTSYLASDLLPLTSYWFKVQAFNEDGLATNYDLTITTMTLSSEAEPPPIPPSDTIPPTISYTPSITEVNIIGDIITISADVVDDRCIDYVRIYFRKNGETSFSFSDFVPLPSTNTYSGYGMIPVSAITTVGLEYFITASDGVNISTTSIYTVSVSRICEKKPDSQFVVEALDGNPDDGSTKIQFSDFLDLTISIEQKDSLLENSFGIEEIANKNNLHPIVTYTFGITNTAVFEKLFYITLLYFDINNDGLVETEYGQVTDISETELSVYFWDGVRWRFIGGKPDYERNTFTIRVNKPGKYALFAKSRTSEKAVPEEKFITVFTPATFGEKAEEVSIYDASGVEVIKLSKANFYGSVITWNGTDENNKKVESGIYIFKIKTTDGKTEYGTIVVAK, translated from the coding sequence ACTTGCAAACCCACCAACATTATCTGCGGTAATCAGCGTTACATCTGCGTCAATCAGCGTTCAGTGGTCAAACAACAACAATCCTGACTATACAAGATGGGGTATCTTGCGGTCTACAGATAATTTTGTGACCAGCACAACAACACTCAAGACATTTTCAGACAACTACACAACCACTTCTTATCTTGCTTCTGACCTCTTGCCTCTTACATCTTATTGGTTCAAGGTTCAAGCATTTAATGAGGATGGTCTTGCAACCAACTACGACCTCACAATAACCACTATGACTTTATCATCTGAAGCAGAGCCTCCACCAATACCGCCGAGTGATACTATCCCGCCTACTATTTCGTATACACCATCAATTACAGAAGTAAATATTATTGGTGATATTATTACAATTTCTGCTGATGTAGTTGACGACCGATGTATAGATTATGTAAGAATTTATTTTAGAAAAAACGGAGAAACCAGTTTTAGTTTTTCAGATTTCGTTCCTCTGCCATCAACTAATACATATTCAGGATATGGTATGATTCCTGTTTCTGCAATAACAACAGTAGGTTTAGAATATTTTATAACTGCATCAGATGGCGTAAATATCTCTACGACTTCTATATATACGGTTTCTGTTAGTAGGATTTGTGAAAAGAAACCGGATTCACAATTTGTTGTTGAAGCATTAGATGGGAACCCTGACGATGGTTCTACGAAGATTCAATTTTCAGACTTTTTGGATCTAACAATTAGTATCGAGCAAAAAGATTCTTTATTAGAAAACTCTTTTGGTATAGAGGAAATTGCAAATAAAAACAATTTGCATCCTATAGTAACATATACTTTTGGTATAACTAATACAGCAGTTTTTGAAAAACTGTTTTACATAACATTACTTTATTTCGATATAAATAATGACGGACTTGTTGAAACGGAATATGGACAAGTAACTGATATTAGCGAAACTGAGCTCTCTGTATATTTTTGGGATGGTGTGCGATGGAGATTTATTGGTGGTAAACCTGACTATGAGCGAAATACTTTTACAATAAGAGTTAACAAACCGGGTAAATATGCTTTGTTTGCAAAAAGTAGAACTTCTGAAAAAGCTGTCCCGGAAGAAAAATTTATTACCGTATTCACACCTGCAACATTTGGTGAAAAAGCAGAAGAAGTCAGTATTTATGATGCCTCTGGAGTTGAAGTTATAAAACTTTCTAAAGCGAATTTTTATGGTAGTGTGATTACTTGGAATGGAACAGATGAAAATAATAAAAAGGTTGAGTCGGGAATATATATCTTTAAGATAAAGACAACTGATGGAAAAACAGAATACGGAACGATTGTGGTTGCAAAATGA
- a CDS encoding TldD/PmbA family protein, with protein sequence MGIIKQADIDFILKKMFANNGEFAEIYFSETETAGFTYLDGKVETASSGTISGCGLRLIRNNETYFASLDAPTMSSIVSLVSKLANVSVESHNYTDNPVSINNSTIVKKTQTLQQYLKTVEETDKMLRAKSNQIKQISIQISTGSKKFFVANSDNISAENKKESAIFTIAIIVSDGKKGRITQTAHEIIATNTLQKIKPEDIKKISEIVYQRANNLLNIAVPTPACELPVVISASAGGTMIHEAIGHSLEADAIQKGISPVYSGKLGKKVANEKITVIDDPTIENARGSYQYDDEGTPAQKTILVENGILKNYLYDLFTAKKDRVESTGNGRRESYHHKPLPRMSNTYIAPGCEKPEEIIKSVKKGIFVKKMGGGQVNTTNGDFIFEVEEGYEILDGQLGKMLRNASLIGNGPDVLNSIDMVGSDLGWQHGTCGKEGQAVPVTDGQPTLRIPRITIGGI encoded by the coding sequence ATGGGTATTATCAAACAAGCAGATATAGACTTCATACTTAAAAAAATGTTTGCCAATAATGGTGAGTTTGCTGAGATATACTTCAGCGAAACTGAAACAGCTGGTTTTACATATCTTGACGGCAAAGTTGAAACAGCATCCTCTGGAACAATCAGTGGTTGTGGTCTGCGGCTTATCAGAAATAACGAGACCTATTTTGCATCATTAGATGCGCCAACTATGTCGTCTATTGTCTCGCTTGTCTCAAAACTTGCTAATGTATCTGTAGAATCACACAACTATACTGATAATCCTGTCAGCATAAATAATTCAACCATCGTTAAAAAAACTCAAACTTTACAACAGTATCTAAAAACTGTTGAAGAGACAGATAAAATGCTTCGGGCAAAATCTAACCAGATTAAACAGATTTCAATTCAGATTTCAACAGGTAGCAAAAAATTTTTTGTAGCCAACTCTGATAATATATCCGCAGAAAATAAAAAAGAATCAGCAATTTTTACAATAGCAATTATTGTCAGTGACGGCAAAAAGGGGAGGATTACACAAACTGCTCACGAAATTATAGCTACTAACACGCTACAAAAAATCAAACCGGAAGATATCAAAAAAATATCTGAAATTGTATATCAGCGTGCTAATAATTTGCTGAACATAGCGGTCCCGACACCTGCCTGTGAACTGCCTGTTGTTATTTCAGCGTCTGCTGGTGGCACAATGATTCATGAAGCAATCGGGCATTCATTAGAAGCCGATGCTATTCAGAAAGGTATCTCGCCAGTTTATTCAGGCAAACTCGGTAAAAAAGTAGCAAACGAAAAAATTACTGTTATAGATGACCCTACAATTGAAAATGCACGTGGGTCTTATCAGTATGATGACGAAGGCACACCAGCCCAAAAAACGATACTGGTTGAAAACGGGATATTAAAAAACTATCTTTACGATTTGTTCACTGCAAAAAAGGACAGAGTGGAATCTACAGGAAACGGCCGACGGGAATCATATCATCACAAACCACTCCCAAGGATGTCAAATACCTACATTGCACCCGGTTGCGAGAAGCCTGAAGAAATAATAAAAAGTGTAAAAAAAGGGATTTTTGTCAAAAAAATGGGTGGTGGGCAGGTGAATACCACAAATGGCGATTTCATATTTGAGGTTGAAGAGGGCTACGAAATTTTAGACGGCCAACTCGGTAAAATGTTGAGAAATGCATCGCTTATTGGTAACGGTCCTGATGTGCTGAACTCTATTGATATGGTTGGCAGTGATTTAGGCTGGCAACACGGCACCTGTGGAAAAGAAGGTCAAGCCGTGCCTGTAACTGATGGGCAACCAACACTCCGTATCCCTAGAATCACTATCGGTGGAATATAA
- the lspA gene encoding signal peptidase II — MRKKSVIIILAILLIDQFTKFYIAKNFLLGESVSVIRNIFHITYITNTGTAFGMFQDYGRFFLIFSIIAIILLSIFIYKKKDSRNTTLTAFSLILGGAWGNLIDRIIRGSIVDFLDFRIWPIFNIADSAITIGIGVLVIHSIFLKIWVLSNKQI; from the coding sequence ATGCGTAAAAAATCTGTAATAATAATTCTTGCCATTTTACTTATAGACCAGTTCACAAAATTTTATATCGCAAAAAATTTTCTTTTAGGCGAATCAGTATCTGTAATAAGAAATATCTTTCATATCACTTATATCACAAACACAGGAACTGCATTCGGGATGTTTCAAGATTACGGAAGGTTCTTTCTAATTTTTTCTATAATAGCGATAATTTTGCTTTCTATTTTTATCTATAAAAAGAAGGATAGCAGAAATACAACTCTGACTGCATTTTCGCTAATTTTAGGTGGCGCTTGGGGAAATTTGATTGACAGAATAATTCGTGGCTCAATTGTTGATTTTCTTGATTTCCGTATCTGGCCTATATTCAATATCGCTGATTCCGCAATAACCATCGGGATTGGAGTATTAGTTATCCATTCTATATTCTTAAAAATATGGGTATTATCAAACAAGCAGATATAG
- the ileS gene encoding isoleucine--tRNA ligase, producing MDYSKTINLPKTNFSMKANLPQKEPQILSFWKKTDIYKKLAKKNSGKKKFVLHDGPPYANGHIHLGTALNKILKDIVVKYKFIAGFDTPYIPGWDCHGLPIEYQLMKELGKTKSTIDKIEFRNKATDFAMKFVGIQREEFIRLGCIGDWANPYLTLKNEYEGIIISVFRKLLKEGYIYRKLKPVCWCASCETALADAEVEYADHVSPSIFVKFPVIGGNQRLFEKSASISVLIWTTTPWTLPANVAVAFQPNTDYVIAEMTDGERYIFAEARIEYLNQILEFQNFTILEKWNGRWFEGLKCKNPTTEKESIGVLADFVSLEEGTGIVHIAPGHGEEDYIVGLKYSLPTVSPVDDKGRFTDEVKHFSGQNVFSANESIIKFLEEKKLLIAKQSISHSYPHCWRCKKPIIFRATKQWFLSVENKNLRDKLLNSIKNVKWLPEYGESRIKGMLEVRPDWCLSRQRLWGAPLPIIYCSSCDEPILDDSILEKIEQIIYQDGSNKYLEMNIDEILASNTKCKKCGSPNFRKSDDILDVWFDSGVSSFAVLKTQRELYFPADLYLEGSDQHRGWFQTSLIPSVALEKQPPYKTVLTHGFVVDGDGKKMSKSLGNIIAPQDVIKKYGAEILRLWVASENYQEDMRLSDKIIDHLIDAYRKIRNTFRFMLGNISDFSATNRVVYDELLDIDKWMLSKLQRLITDVRNSYENYEFHKVFRLIYNFCIVELSSFYFDILKDRLYTFNKKSKERLSAQTTVEQIFLQLVPFLAPIISFTAEEAYQKYKTQATRDKEQDSVFLIDMPVVNDKFINIQIEQKFEQIIKIRGFVLKLLEVLRKQKTIGNPLEAKVLLYTDDTDLKKFLKTNLQDLTSTFLVSQVEISENAVDGTKDETLKIEAKVLQADGKKCVRCWMWSETVGSAPEQPGICAKCVKNL from the coding sequence ATGGACTACAGTAAAACAATAAATCTGCCGAAAACAAACTTTTCAATGAAAGCAAATCTGCCTCAGAAAGAACCGCAGATTTTATCCTTCTGGAAAAAAACGGATATTTACAAAAAACTTGCTAAAAAAAACAGCGGCAAAAAAAAGTTTGTTTTACACGACGGGCCTCCATATGCTAACGGACATATTCACCTTGGTACTGCACTCAATAAAATCCTGAAAGATATAGTTGTAAAATATAAGTTTATCGCTGGTTTTGATACGCCCTATATTCCAGGTTGGGATTGTCACGGTCTTCCGATAGAATATCAATTGATGAAAGAACTTGGTAAAACGAAATCAACTATTGATAAAATAGAGTTCCGTAACAAAGCGACTGATTTCGCAATGAAGTTCGTCGGCATCCAGCGTGAAGAATTTATTCGGCTGGGTTGTATCGGCGATTGGGCGAATCCATATCTAACGCTGAAAAATGAGTATGAAGGAATAATTATTTCAGTATTCCGAAAACTGTTGAAAGAGGGTTACATTTACAGAAAACTGAAACCGGTTTGTTGGTGTGCATCGTGTGAAACGGCACTTGCTGATGCTGAGGTTGAATATGCCGACCATGTTTCACCGTCAATATTTGTCAAATTTCCCGTTATCGGCGGTAATCAGCGTTTGTTTGAAAAATCAGCGTCAATCAGCGTGCTTATCTGGACAACAACACCATGGACGCTTCCTGCTAATGTCGCAGTTGCGTTTCAGCCGAATACAGATTATGTGATTGCAGAAATGACTGACGGTGAACGATATATTTTTGCTGAAGCACGGATTGAATATCTCAACCAAATTTTAGAATTTCAGAATTTCACAATTCTAGAAAAGTGGAATGGTAGATGGTTTGAAGGGCTGAAATGCAAAAATCCGACTACTGAAAAGGAATCAATTGGTGTGCTTGCTGATTTTGTATCGTTAGAAGAAGGGACTGGAATAGTTCATATAGCGCCAGGTCATGGCGAAGAGGATTATATCGTCGGCTTAAAATACAGTTTGCCAACGGTCTCACCTGTTGATGATAAGGGAAGATTTACAGACGAAGTTAAACATTTCAGCGGACAGAATGTATTTTCAGCTAATGAAAGCATTATAAAGTTTTTAGAAGAAAAGAAACTGCTGATTGCAAAACAGAGCATTTCGCATTCATATCCGCATTGCTGGCGCTGTAAGAAGCCGATAATTTTTCGTGCTACAAAACAATGGTTTCTGTCAGTTGAAAACAAAAATCTGCGTGACAAATTATTAAATTCTATAAAAAATGTGAAGTGGCTGCCTGAATACGGCGAAAGCAGAATCAAAGGGATGCTTGAAGTTAGACCTGACTGGTGTTTGAGTCGGCAGCGACTGTGGGGCGCACCACTTCCAATTATTTATTGTTCCAGTTGTGATGAGCCGATTTTAGACGATAGTATTTTAGAAAAAATAGAACAGATAATATATCAGGACGGTTCTAATAAATATCTGGAAATGAATATTGACGAAATTTTAGCCAGCAACACAAAATGTAAAAAATGCGGTTCTCCAAATTTCAGGAAATCAGACGATATTTTAGATGTGTGGTTTGATTCTGGTGTATCTTCGTTTGCGGTATTGAAAACCCAGCGTGAGCTTTATTTCCCAGCAGATTTGTATCTTGAAGGCAGCGACCAGCACCGCGGCTGGTTCCAGACATCGCTGATACCATCAGTTGCACTTGAAAAACAGCCGCCGTATAAAACGGTTCTTACACACGGATTCGTTGTAGATGGTGACGGTAAAAAAATGTCAAAATCGCTTGGTAATATTATTGCACCGCAGGATGTAATCAAAAAATACGGTGCTGAAATTCTACGGCTCTGGGTTGCGTCTGAAAATTATCAGGAGGATATGCGGTTATCTGACAAAATTATAGATCATTTGATTGATGCTTACAGAAAAATCAGGAATACATTCAGGTTTATGCTTGGTAACATTAGCGATTTTTCTGCAACCAATAGGGTTGTTTACGACGAACTTTTGGATATTGATAAATGGATGCTCTCCAAACTGCAGCGGCTTATTACAGATGTGCGAAACAGTTATGAAAATTACGAGTTTCATAAAGTTTTTCGGCTGATATACAATTTCTGTATTGTTGAACTTTCATCATTTTATTTTGATATCTTGAAAGACCGGCTTTATACATTCAACAAAAAATCAAAAGAACGATTATCTGCTCAGACAACAGTAGAACAGATATTTTTGCAACTTGTACCATTCCTGGCACCGATTATTTCGTTTACTGCAGAAGAGGCGTATCAAAAATATAAAACGCAAGCAACAAGAGATAAAGAACAGGATTCGGTATTCCTGATTGATATGCCGGTTGTAAATGACAAATTTATAAATATACAGATAGAACAGAAATTTGAACAAATCATAAAAATCCGGGGTTTTGTGTTAAAATTGCTGGAGGTATTACGAAAACAAAAAACAATTGGGAACCCGCTTGAAGCGAAAGTTTTGTTATATACTGATGATACAGACCTGAAAAAATTCTTAAAAACGAATTTGCAAGACCTAACATCTACATTCCTTGTTTCACAGGTTGAGATTTCTGAAAATGCGGTTGATGGAACAAAAGATGAGACATTGAAAATAGAAGCCAAAGTTTTACAGGCAGACGGCAAAAAATGCGTCAGATGCTGGATGTGGTCTGAAACAGTCGGTAGTGCTCCTGAACAGCCTGGAATCTGTGCCAAATGCGTAAAAAATCTGTAA